One Phaseolus vulgaris cultivar G19833 chromosome 2, P. vulgaris v2.0, whole genome shotgun sequence DNA window includes the following coding sequences:
- the LOC137809168 gene encoding uncharacterized protein, whose protein sequence is MSLLEVVGITSTGLTFSVAFCLLAAEKENNFLWALDRLKGLFFRVDSYPRVVVCDRDIALMNAIRIVFLEAYNLLCRFHIDKNVKTKCKMLVHPREAWDQVMEVWGSIVDCGIVEAFEDRVNALEAVCSPWPIFVDYVMTTWCGSSLTSTHGLPCACQLALFGVGSIPLKSVHVMWTRLSFEDIATEQCSSELSIDKEFEVIVKRFKELDVAGILPEVVPPKSIPFLYQFPVGYHPYILDVVDVKADGHCGHCVVAAELGMGEESWAIVRMNLLKQLSEWRQEYVELFGADERYEYLKKSLLIDHMSMAETDKWMTIPDMGYAIANRYNVILVSLSMVQSLSIFPLRTQPPTNFRHHRIIAIGHVHGNHFVQVKLKDGCQIPPTDILWASHCKFIHN, encoded by the exons ATGTCGTTACTTGAGGTTGTTGGTATTACGTCAACTGGTTTGACATTTTCCGTTGCATTTTGTTTACTAGCagcagaaaaggaaaataattttttgtgggCCCTTGACAGACTTAAAGGTTTGTTTTTTAGAGTTGATTCATACCCTAGGGTGGTAGTATGTGATAGAGATATTGCCTTAATGAATGCAATCAGAATCGTTTTTCTTGAAGCTTATAATTTGCTTTGTCGAtttcacattgataaaaatgtgaaaacaaaatgtaaaatgttggtGCATCCAAGAGAGGCATGGGATCAAGTAATGGAAGTGTGGGGATCTATTGTGGATTGTGGTATTGTTGAGGCATTTGAAGACCGTGTCAATGCTCTTGAAGCTGTTTGTTCTCCATGGCCTATATTTGTTGATTATGTGATGACTACATG GTGTGGAAGTAGTCTTACATCTACTCATGGTCTTCCTTGTGCGTGTCAATTGGCTTTGTTTGGTGTGGGTAGCATACCACTTAAATCGGTACATGTGATGTGGACTCGTTTAAGCTTTGAAGATATTGCAACTGAACAATGTTCATCCGAGTTGTCAATTGATAAAGAGTTTGAGGTGATCGTGAAGCGGTTCAAAGAGTTGGACGTTGCAG GAATCTTACCAGAAGTTGTACCACCAAAATCTATTCCTTTCCTTTATCAGTTCCCTGTGGGGTATCATCCATACATTCTTGATGTTGTCGATGTTAAGGCTGATGGTCATTGTGGGCACTGTGTTGTTGCTGCCGAATTGGGCATGGGAGAGGAGTCATGGGCTATTGTTCGAATGAATTTGTTAAAACAACTAAGTGAATGGAGACAAGAATATGTTGAACTGTTTGGTGCTGATGAAAGATATGAATACTTAAAGAAGTCACTTCTAATTGACCACATGTCTATG GCAGAAACAGATAAGTGGATGACAATTCCAGACATGGGATACGCTATTGCAAATCGGTATAATGTCATTCTTGTTTCTTTGTCCATGGTACAATCATTGAGTATTTTTCCTTTACGGACACAACCACCAACTAACTTTCGTCATCACCGAATCATTGCAATTGGTCATGTCCACGGAAATCATTTTGTCCAG GTGAAGCTCAAAGATGGCTGTCAAATTCCACCTACGGATATATTGTGGGCATCGCATTGCAAGTTTATACACAACTAA
- the LOC137809169 gene encoding protein MAIN-LIKE 1-like encodes MVRTRGGGSFNLDRVRPTASVKRRRGGASTLVQNEHFEYHIEEEEVEIDDDSYPRGSVDKSLLINYEHHVARQLWDGVDCDELKVFSHRRKINKLGAPHERIQAVVEISSLGGLVHAKRWHAETNNFHLPVGEMTISLDDMPNLLHLPIVGQFYMQETLDADSVNDLLVESIRVDRGVASEETKHYRGANMRLSWLRDVYEDACSRRQWIVAIRAYLLHLVGCTIFADKSATSVNVFYLGFFH; translated from the exons ATGGTGAGGACTAGAGGTGGAGGAAGTTTTAATTTAGACCGTGTGCGACCAACTGCATCGGTGAAAAGAAGACGTGGTGGTGCTAGTACTTTAGTTCAAAAtgaacactttgaatatcatattgaagaagaagaagttgaaATTGATGATGACAGTTATCCAAGAGGGTCAGTGGATAAGTCGTTACTAATTAATTATGAACATCATGTAGCCAGACAATTGTGGGATGGTGTG GATTGTGATGAACTTAAGGTCTTTTCACATAGGAGGAAGATAAATAAGTTAGGAGCACCTCATGAGCGCATACAGGCTGTTGTAGAAATATCTAGCTTAGGTGGTCTGGTTCATGCCA AGAGGTGGCATGCTGAGACAAACAACTTTCATTTACCAGTTGGGGAGATGACCATCAGTCTTGATGATATGCCAAATTTGTTGCATTTACCCATTGTGGGTCAATTTTACATGCAGGAAACCTTGGATGCAGATTCAGTGAATGATTTATTGGTAGAATCCATCCGTGTTGATCGTGGAGTTGCATCCGAAGAAACAAAACACTACCGGGGAGCTAATATGCGCCTAAGTTGGTTAAGAGATGTCTACGAAGATGCATGCTCAAGGAGGCAGTGGATTGTGGCTATCAGAGCTTACTTACTTCACCTTGTCGGTTGCACTATCTTCGCCGACAAGAGTGCTACATCAGTTAATGTCTTTTATCTTGGCTTTTTTCATTGA
- the LOC137810872 gene encoding chaperonin 60 subunit alpha 2, chloroplastic isoform X1 produces the protein MNSYTHSHVSLSSLLFPPNGNPSFTFPSFRWNQMAFGVRKAPRFVVRAGPKKILFGKECREAMQAGIDKLADAVSLTVGPKGRNVILSESGNLKVINDGVTIARSIELSDAIENAGAVLIQEVASRMNELAGDGTSTAIILARAMIKSGLLAVSFGANPISLKKGMDKTVKELVKFLKERSVPVEGREHIKAVASISAGNDEYVGNLIADAMGKIGPDGVISIESSSTSETSVIIEEGMKIDKGYMSPHFITNQEKSIVEFDWAKVLVTDQKISSVKEIVPLLEKAMQLSVPLLIIAEDITRQVLETLVVNKMQGLLRVAVVKCPGFGGGKKALLQDIALMTGADFLSGDLGLTLDGVTSDQLGTALKVTITSNATTIIADPSTKAEIQARISQIKKDLSETNNANLSRKLSERIAKLLGGVAVIKVGAHTELELEDRKLRIEDAKNATFAAISEGIVPGGGATYVHLLDLIPTIRNSMEDLDEQIGADIVAKALIEPAKSIATNAGIDGDIVVQKTRTHDWRTGYNAMTGIYEDLLNAGVADPSRVARCALQSAVSVAGVVLTTQAILVDKIKKRKPPVPLLPGITP, from the exons ATGAATAGCTATACACATTCTCACGTCTCTCTCTCCTCACTCCTCTTCCCTCCCAATGGAAACCCTTCTTTTACATTCCCA TCTTTTCGTTGGAACCAAATGGCATTTGGGGTTCGTAAAGCCCCGCGCTTTGTGGTAAGGGCAGGTCCTAAGAAGATACTATTTGGCAAGGAATGCAGAGAGGCCATGCAAGCTGGGATTGATAAACTCGCCGATGCTGTCTCTCTTACCGTTGGACCCAAAG GACGGAATGTTATTCTTTCTGAATCTGGAAACCTTAAAGTGATTAATGATGGTGTTACAATTGCTCGATCCATTGAGCTTTCAGATGCAATTGAGAATGCAGGTGCCGTCCTAATTCAAGAG GTTGCAAGTAGAATGAACGAGTTGGCTGGTGATGGTACTAGCACTGCAATTATTTTGGCTCGTGCCATGATTAAATCTGGACTATTAGCAGTTTCTTTTGGAGCTAATCCTATTTCTTTGAAGAAGGGGATGGACAAGACTGTAAAGGAGCTGGTCAAGTTCTTGAAGGAGAGAAGTGTTCCTGTTGAAGGGAGGGAGCATATCAAAG CTGTGGCATCAATTTCTGCTGGCAATGATGAGTATGTTGGCAACTTGATTGCTGATGCTATGGGGAAGATTGGTCCGGATGGGGTGATCTCTATTGAGTCCTCCTCAACATCTGAAACCTCTGTGATAATTGAAGAAGGGATGAAG ATTGATAAGGGTTACATGTCTCCTCACTTCATTACAAACCAGGAAAAGTCCATTGTAGAGTTTGATTGGGCTAAAGTTTTGGTAACTGATCAAAAGATTTCGAGTGTCAAAGAAATAGTCCCATTGCTAGAAAAGGCTATGCAGTTGAGTGTTCCACTCTTAATTATTGCAGAGGATATCACAAGGCAAGTGCTGGAAACACTAGTAGTGAACAAAATGCAAGGATTACTAAGAGTTGCAGTTGTAAAATGTCCAGGATTTGGAGGTGGAAAGAAAGCTTTGTTACAAGATATTGCACTTATGACTG GTGCTGATTTTCTTTCTGGAGACTTGGGTCTCACACTTGATGGTGTAACATCAGACCAGCTTGGCACTGCACTAAAAGTGACAATAACCAGCAATGCGACAACTATCATTGCTGATCCTAGTACTAAGGCTGAAATTCAGGCCAGAATTTCACAGATAAAGAAAGATCTTAGTGAAACAAATAATGCAAACCTTTCAAGAAAGCTCTCAGAGAGAATTGCAAAACTCTTGGGCGGTGTAGCTGTTATAAAG GTAGGTGCACATACTGAGCTAGAACTTGAAGATAGAAAACTGAGAATTGAGGATGCAAAGAATGCAACATTTGCTGCAATAAGTGAGGGCATTGTTCCTGGAGGGGGTGCCACATATGTCCACCTGCTGGACTTGATACCAACAATAAGGAACTCCATGGAAGATCTAGATGAGCAAATTGGTGCTGATATCGTAGCAAAA GCACTCATTGAACCTGCAAAATCAATTGCAACAAATGCAGGAATTGATGGAGACATTGTTGTCCAAAAGACTAGAACACATGATTGGAGAACTGGATATAATGCAATGACGGGCATATATGAAGATCTTCTGAATGCTGGAGTAGCAGATCCTAGTCGTGTTGCAAGATGCGCTCTTCAAAGTGCAGTTTCTGTTGCTGGTGTGGTTCTAACTACTCAAGCTATATTGGTGGATAAAATAAAGAAACGCAAGCCACCTGTGCCCTTGCTCCCTGGCATAACTCCCTAA
- the LOC137810872 gene encoding chaperonin 60 subunit alpha 2, chloroplastic isoform X2, giving the protein MMVLQLLDPLSFQMQLRMQVASRMNELAGDGTSTAIILARAMIKSGLLAVSFGANPISLKKGMDKTVKELVKFLKERSVPVEGREHIKAVASISAGNDEYVGNLIADAMGKIGPDGVISIESSSTSETSVIIEEGMKIDKGYMSPHFITNQEKSIVEFDWAKVLVTDQKISSVKEIVPLLEKAMQLSVPLLIIAEDITRQVLETLVVNKMQGLLRVAVVKCPGFGGGKKALLQDIALMTGADFLSGDLGLTLDGVTSDQLGTALKVTITSNATTIIADPSTKAEIQARISQIKKDLSETNNANLSRKLSERIAKLLGGVAVIKVGAHTELELEDRKLRIEDAKNATFAAISEGIVPGGGATYVHLLDLIPTIRNSMEDLDEQIGADIVAKALIEPAKSIATNAGIDGDIVVQKTRTHDWRTGYNAMTGIYEDLLNAGVADPSRVARCALQSAVSVAGVVLTTQAILVDKIKKRKPPVPLLPGITP; this is encoded by the exons ATGATGGTGTTACAATTGCTCGATCCATTGAGCTTTCAGATGCAATTGAGAATGCAG GTTGCAAGTAGAATGAACGAGTTGGCTGGTGATGGTACTAGCACTGCAATTATTTTGGCTCGTGCCATGATTAAATCTGGACTATTAGCAGTTTCTTTTGGAGCTAATCCTATTTCTTTGAAGAAGGGGATGGACAAGACTGTAAAGGAGCTGGTCAAGTTCTTGAAGGAGAGAAGTGTTCCTGTTGAAGGGAGGGAGCATATCAAAG CTGTGGCATCAATTTCTGCTGGCAATGATGAGTATGTTGGCAACTTGATTGCTGATGCTATGGGGAAGATTGGTCCGGATGGGGTGATCTCTATTGAGTCCTCCTCAACATCTGAAACCTCTGTGATAATTGAAGAAGGGATGAAG ATTGATAAGGGTTACATGTCTCCTCACTTCATTACAAACCAGGAAAAGTCCATTGTAGAGTTTGATTGGGCTAAAGTTTTGGTAACTGATCAAAAGATTTCGAGTGTCAAAGAAATAGTCCCATTGCTAGAAAAGGCTATGCAGTTGAGTGTTCCACTCTTAATTATTGCAGAGGATATCACAAGGCAAGTGCTGGAAACACTAGTAGTGAACAAAATGCAAGGATTACTAAGAGTTGCAGTTGTAAAATGTCCAGGATTTGGAGGTGGAAAGAAAGCTTTGTTACAAGATATTGCACTTATGACTG GTGCTGATTTTCTTTCTGGAGACTTGGGTCTCACACTTGATGGTGTAACATCAGACCAGCTTGGCACTGCACTAAAAGTGACAATAACCAGCAATGCGACAACTATCATTGCTGATCCTAGTACTAAGGCTGAAATTCAGGCCAGAATTTCACAGATAAAGAAAGATCTTAGTGAAACAAATAATGCAAACCTTTCAAGAAAGCTCTCAGAGAGAATTGCAAAACTCTTGGGCGGTGTAGCTGTTATAAAG GTAGGTGCACATACTGAGCTAGAACTTGAAGATAGAAAACTGAGAATTGAGGATGCAAAGAATGCAACATTTGCTGCAATAAGTGAGGGCATTGTTCCTGGAGGGGGTGCCACATATGTCCACCTGCTGGACTTGATACCAACAATAAGGAACTCCATGGAAGATCTAGATGAGCAAATTGGTGCTGATATCGTAGCAAAA GCACTCATTGAACCTGCAAAATCAATTGCAACAAATGCAGGAATTGATGGAGACATTGTTGTCCAAAAGACTAGAACACATGATTGGAGAACTGGATATAATGCAATGACGGGCATATATGAAGATCTTCTGAATGCTGGAGTAGCAGATCCTAGTCGTGTTGCAAGATGCGCTCTTCAAAGTGCAGTTTCTGTTGCTGGTGTGGTTCTAACTACTCAAGCTATATTGGTGGATAAAATAAAGAAACGCAAGCCACCTGTGCCCTTGCTCCCTGGCATAACTCCCTAA
- the LOC137809170 gene encoding uncharacterized protein — MVHFKEMIAIYDDLVTVNMNLISQIQQQIKNNTEGASVMILCIIAFGLNLLCMVRTRSNMSEFQPQKESRKQELMEYLVHTKQCRDFIRTGPKAFLQLCQQIQGTGLVKDVYRSTVKEQVAKFLHIVKNRNVSFFFHWFGETVSCHFHNVLSAILRLEGEFLIQPNGMVVESHILNNSRFYPHFKDGLGAIDETHVRVKVARSDAPHFRERKDWPIQNIFAGCDFDMKFTYVLAGREGIAFDSRILKDVLENTILVMVGNDESLIEEVDHELLQEDIQPTPTHAREHDYRLGCHIRDTIANKYDKIMKNVAPDSLGGYREFTKWTTKMDLIMLNAMIEEVCRGCRIDGSWTTKGYTNIVMALHEVGLSAIKKNHVKNRHKSLKDRWREVHDLFGGLNGFAWNQTTLRFEVEDEVWNDMIKAKPSAAKWCVNPIRHHNLMEELWSNDRVTGSRVRTTRDINSPPDISNFGVNLNDNKMDYIPEQPNFEEADDYVQRSPAPHIQSSDTPSDTPSNTPSIPFVVSTGTSSSRG; from the exons ATGGTACATTTTAAGGAAATGATTGCAATTTATGACGATCTTGTTACGGTgaacatgaatttaatttcacaaatccaacaacaaattaaaaataatactgaAGGTGCATCAGTGATGATCCTTTGTATAATTGCTTTTGGATTGAATTTGTTATGCATGGTGCGTACTAGAAGCAATATGAGTGAGTTCCAACCACAAAAAGAGAGTCGCAAACAAGAATTGATGGAGTACTTGGTTCACACTAAACAATGTCGTGATTTTATTCGCACAGGACCAAAAGCTTTCCTTCAATTATGTCAACAAATACAGGGAACTGGACTTGTTAAAGATGTATATCGATCAACCGTGAAAGAACAAGTTGCGAAATTTTTACACATTGTGAAGAATCGAAATGTGTCATTCTTTTTCCATTGGTTTGGAGAAACAGTTTCATGtcactttcataatgttttgaGTGCAATTTTAAGGTTGGAGGGGGAATTCTTAATTCAACCAAATGGAATGGTTGTAGAATCGCACATCCTTAACAATAGTCGATTTTACCCACACTTTAAG GATGGTTTAGGGGCCATAGATGAGACTCATGTACGTGTTAAGGTTGCACGTTCTGATGCACCTCATTTTCGAGAGAGAAAAGATTGGCCAATCCAAAACATATTTGCAGGTTGTGACTTTGACATGAAGTTCACATATGTCTTGGCCGGTAGGGAAGGAATTGCCTTTGATTCAAGGATATTGAAAGATGTTTTG GAAAATACTATCTTGGTGAT GGTCGGCAATGATGAGTCTCTAATTGAAGAAGTAGATCATGAATTGTTACAAGAAGATATACAACCAACCCCTACCCATGCTCGTGAGCATGATTATAGGCTAGGGTGTCATATTAGGGATACTATAGCAAACAAATATGACAAgattat GAAGAATGTTGCTCCAGATTCATTAGGTGGTTATCGAGAGTTCACTAAGTGGACGACGAAGATGGATCTAATTATGCTAAATGCAATGATTGAAGAGGTATGTCGAGGATGCAGAATTGACGGTAGTTGGACCACTAAGGGATATACCAACATTGTTATGGCTCTACACGAGGTTGGATTATCGGCTATTAAGAAAAACCATGTCAAAAATCGTCATAAAAGCCTGAAGGACAGGTGGAGGGAAGTAcatgatttgttcggtggattGAATGGCTTTGCATGGAACCAGACCACCCTCCGTTTTGAAGTGGAGGACGAAGTTTGGAATGACATGATCAAG GCCAAACCATCTGCGGCGAAATGGTGTGTCAATCCCATTCGCCATCATAACCTAATGGAGGAGTTGTGGTCTAATGACAGAGTCACCGGAAGTCGGGTTAGGACAACCCGTGACATCAATTCACCTCCTGACATAAGTAATTTTGGTGTCAACCTTAACGATAATAAGATGGATTATATACCCGAGCAACCTAACTTTGAAGAGGCAGATGACTACGTCCAACGGTCACCTGCTCCTCATATTCAATCAAGTGACACTCCTTCTGACACTCCCTCAAACACTCCTTCTATACCTTTTGTGGTCTCTACAGGCACATCCTCATCTCGaggataa